In Microbacterium lushaniae, the following are encoded in one genomic region:
- a CDS encoding nitroreductase/quinone reductase family protein, which produces MTPSYDDPIIEEFRANRGTVGRFGRSLVLLHHVGAKTGTERVSPVMGIRDGEAWLITASKAGADEHPAWYRNLLAHPDVEIETPDDGKVAVHATDLVGAERDAAWAQFLAASPGFRSYEQRTTRIIPVLRLSPRDG; this is translated from the coding sequence ATGACCCCGTCATACGACGACCCCATCATCGAGGAGTTCCGCGCGAACCGCGGCACCGTCGGCCGTTTCGGCCGGAGTCTCGTGCTGCTGCACCACGTCGGCGCGAAGACCGGCACCGAACGCGTCTCGCCCGTCATGGGCATCCGGGACGGTGAAGCATGGCTGATCACCGCCTCCAAGGCGGGGGCTGACGAGCATCCCGCCTGGTACCGCAACCTCCTCGCGCATCCCGATGTCGAGATCGAGACCCCCGACGACGGGAAAGTCGCGGTGCACGCGACCGACCTGGTCGGCGCAGAGCGGGATGCGGCGTGGGCGCAGTTCCTCGCGGCAAGCCCCGGGTTCCGTTCCTATGAGCAGCGCACCACGCGCATCATCCCGGTCCTGCGG